From a region of the Alnus glutinosa chromosome 1, dhAlnGlut1.1, whole genome shotgun sequence genome:
- the LOC133878519 gene encoding protein indeterminate-domain 5, chloroplastic-like, with the protein MAASSSSTPFFGIREEDQNQMKQQHSSTPTSSTAPAAPPQKKKRNQPGTPYPDAEVIALSPKTLMATNRFICEVCNKGFQREQNLQLHRRGHNLPWKLKQKTTKEPKRKVYLCPEPTCVHHDSSRALGDLTGIKKHYSRKHGEKKWKCDKCSKRYAVQSDWKAHSKTCGTREYRCDCGTLFSRRDSFITHRAFCDALAQESARHPPNMSTSNLYGSSNMGLGLSQVGPQMQEQNNSQSSDILRLVGARPGQFDHLLPPGIAASSFRPPQAPMASSAFFMHQHESNQNYRQQQGLMQFSNLQNSPTNPPTSSNLFNLSYLSNTSSNANNNNNSLPSSGLLIPDHFNNNANATAGGGEGSNIFSANINMADQISSGVPSLYSASLQTNNAIPHMSATALLQKAAQMGSTTSNNSTASLLSTFGSSSSSSGTKSLVPAGSLSSMFGEHESHLQDLMNSFASGNSSILSAFSGYNAGRTDLQHMDEEPKLQPNLTVSVGGSDRLTRDFLGVGQIVRSMSGVSQRDQKQQQQQHYHHHHHHHGIDMSSLDSDRNTAPSSQSFGDGNLQ; encoded by the exons ATGGCCGCTTCTTCTTCGTCGACGCCGTTCTTTGGAATTAGAGAAGAGGATCAGAACCAGATGAAGCAACAGCATTCCTCAACACCGACGTCATCTACAGCTCCAGCTGCACCACCccagaagaaaaagagaaaccaACCAGGAACACCAT ATCCAGATGCGGAGGTAATCGCACTATCTCCCAAGACCCTAATGGCAACAAACAGGTTCATATGTGAGGTATGCAACAAAGGGTTCCAAAGGGAGCAGAACCTACAGCTGCACAGAAGAGGACACAACTTGCCTTGGAAGCTAAAGCAGAAGActacaaaagaaccaaaacggAAGGTGTATCTGTGCCCGGAGCCCACATGCGTCCACCATGACTCTTCGAGGGCTCTCGGCGACCTCACTGGCATCAAAAAGCACTACTCGAGAAAGCACGGCGAGAAGAAGTGGAAGTGCGACAAGTGCTCGAAGAGGTATGCCGTGCAGTCTGATTGGAAGGCTCATTCCAAGACCTGTGGCACTAGAGAATATAGATGCGACTGTGGCACTCTCTTCTCTAG GCGGGACAGTTTCATCACTCATAGGGCCTTTTGTGACGCACTGGCTCAAGAAAGTGCAAGACACCCTCCCAACATGAGCACTAGTAACTTATATGGAAGCAGCAACATGGGCTTAGGCTTATCTCAAGTGGGTCCTCAGATGCAAGAGCAGAACAACAGCCAATCAAGTGATATATTACGACTTGTCGGTGCCAGGCCTGGTCAATTCGATCATCTCCTTCCCCCGGGGATTGCTGCTTCATCCTTCCGACCACCACAGGCGCCCATGGCTTCTTCTGCTTTCTTCATGCACCAGCACGAATCCAACCAAAACTATCGTCAACAACAAGGGTTAATGCAATTCTCTAATCTTCAAAACAGCCCAACCAACCCTCCAACTTCAAGCAATCTCTTCAACCTCAGCTACCTTTCCAACACCAGCAGTAATGccaacaataacaacaacagTCTTCCATCTTCGGGTTTGCTAATACCTGATCATTTCAACAACAATGCAAATGCTACTGCTGGAGGCGGGGAAGGGTCCAATATCTTCTCGGCTAACATAAATATGGCTGACCAAATCAGCTCAGGCGTCCCTTCTCTCTATAGCGCATCGCTTCAAACCAACAATGCCATCCCGCATATGTCTGCAACTGCACTGCTTCAAAAGGCTGCACAAATGGGTTCAACTACAAGCAACAACAGTACTGCCTCATTGCTATCAACTTTCGGAAGCTCTTCCTCGTCAAGTGGCACCAAATCGCTCGTTCCAGCTGGTAGCTTAAGCAGCATGTTCGGCGAACATGAGAGCCACCTCCAAGACCTGATGAATTCCTTCGCTAGCGGTAACTCCTCCATTCTCAGTGCATTCAGTGGATACAATGCGGGTAGGACCGACTTACAACACATGGATGAGGAACCCAAGCTACAGCCAAATCTCACAGTGAGCGTTGGAGGGTCTGACAGGTTAACCAGGGATTTTCTTGGGGTTGGACAGATTGTGAGGAGCATGAGCGGAGTTTCACAGAGAGACCAAAaacaacagcagcagcagcactaccaccaccaccaccaccaccacggCATTGATATGAGCTCCTTGGACTCGGACAGAAATACTGCGCCGTCAAGCCAATCTTTTGGGGATGGAAATCTTCAGtag